A single region of the Streptomyces sp. AM 4-1-1 genome encodes:
- a CDS encoding phosphatidylserine decarboxylase — protein sequence MPDSQTSVPRGGVRLARGASPWLLPTVATAALSVSRARRSGRWAAVAVPTTVLAAGMLWFFRDPEREIAQGRVISPADGVVQSIMPWKDGRTRVAIFMSPLNVHVNRAPLAGTVTSVEHIPGGFVPAFNKESENNERVVWHFDTELGDIEMVQIAGAVARRIVPYLPQGTKVEQGERIGLIRFGSRVDIYLPEGIDVAVEVGQATTAGVTRIDRA from the coding sequence ATGCCCGACAGCCAAACCTCTGTACCACGCGGCGGGGTCCGCCTTGCCCGCGGAGCTTCGCCGTGGCTCCTGCCGACCGTCGCCACCGCAGCACTCAGCGTCTCCCGGGCCCGCCGGTCCGGACGCTGGGCCGCGGTGGCCGTGCCCACCACCGTTCTGGCGGCGGGCATGTTGTGGTTCTTCCGCGACCCCGAGCGCGAGATCGCCCAGGGCCGCGTCATCTCGCCCGCCGACGGTGTGGTGCAGAGCATCATGCCGTGGAAGGACGGACGCACCCGCGTCGCGATCTTCATGAGCCCGCTCAACGTCCACGTCAACCGGGCGCCGCTGGCCGGCACCGTGACGTCGGTCGAGCACATCCCCGGCGGTTTCGTACCGGCGTTCAACAAGGAGAGCGAGAACAACGAGCGCGTTGTCTGGCACTTCGACACCGAGCTCGGCGACATCGAGATGGTGCAGATCGCGGGCGCGGTGGCCCGTCGCATCGTGCCCTACCTCCCGCAGGGCACGAAGGTGGAACAGGGCGAGCGCATCGGCCTGATCCGCTTCGGCTCCCGGGTCGACATCTACCTTCCGGAAGGTATCGATGTCGCGGTCGAGGTCGGCCAGGCCACCACCGCGGGGGTGACTCGAATTGACCGTGCTTGA
- a CDS encoding restriction endonuclease: MTIPIRRQAAERRRPAFNLRRTTFGFALVALLLWGGGLTLRLAWQAAGRHPVAAVLVSAVVCAGAVALLRGRRDRRMARTVAGAVTDATHELLDAAAPEPTLELTTDIPAPVPVDYAAMDAAEFEAAVAGLCERDGCQDVHVVGGAGDLGADVVALTPDGRRVVVQCKCYGPTNKVGSQDLQRFGGTCYAVHEAEIAVVVTTSEFTEPAADYADRCGILRVDRPALDAWSDGSGPPPWAWQD; this comes from the coding sequence ATGACGATACCGATCCGCAGACAGGCGGCCGAGCGCCGCAGGCCCGCGTTCAACCTCCGCCGCACGACGTTCGGGTTCGCCCTCGTCGCCCTCCTGCTGTGGGGCGGGGGACTGACCCTGCGGCTGGCCTGGCAGGCCGCCGGACGGCACCCGGTCGCCGCGGTGCTGGTGTCGGCCGTCGTGTGCGCGGGCGCGGTGGCGCTGCTGCGCGGGCGCCGCGACCGGCGGATGGCCCGCACCGTCGCCGGAGCGGTCACCGACGCCACCCATGAACTGCTCGACGCGGCGGCCCCCGAGCCCACGCTGGAACTCACCACCGACATCCCGGCGCCGGTACCGGTGGACTACGCGGCCATGGACGCGGCGGAGTTCGAGGCGGCCGTCGCCGGGCTCTGCGAGCGCGACGGCTGCCAGGACGTCCATGTGGTCGGCGGCGCGGGCGACCTCGGCGCCGATGTCGTCGCACTCACCCCCGACGGCCGCCGCGTCGTCGTCCAGTGCAAGTGCTACGGACCCACGAACAAGGTCGGCTCGCAGGACCTCCAGCGGTTCGGCGGCACCTGTTACGCCGTGCACGAGGCGGAGATCGCCGTCGTCGTGACCACCAGCGAGTTCACCGAACCGGCCGCCGACTACGCGGACCGGTGCGGCATCCTGCGCGTCGACCGGCCGGCCCTCGACGCGTGGAGCGACGGCAGCGGACCGCCGCCCTGGGCGTGGCAGGACTGA
- a CDS encoding protein meaA: MTGRRKDRPWLMRTYAGHSTAEASNELYRRNLAKGQTGLSVAFDLPTQTGYDPDHVLARGEVGRVGVPVSHLGDMRRLFQDIPLERTNTSMTINATAMWLLALYQVVAEEQGADPGLLQGTTQNDIVKEYLSRGTHVFPPTPSLRLTTDMIAYTVARVPKWNPINICSYHLQEAGATPVQEIAYAMSTAVAVLDAVRDSGQVPAERFGDVVARISFFVNAGVRFIEEMCKMRAFGRIWDRVTRERYGIEDARQRRFRYGVQVNSLGLTEAQPENNVQRIVLEMLAVTLSKDARARAVQLPAWNEALGLPRPWDQQWSLRIQQVLAHESDLLEYEDVFAGSHVVEAKVTELVTDSLAEMERVRLMGGAMAAVESGYLKSRLVSSHAERRARIESGDERIVGVNIHGTTEPSPLTADLDAAVMTVDPANEARVVASLHEWRATRDETRAGQALAALKEAAAGTENLMGATVECARAGVTTGEWSWALREVFGEFRAPTGVSSAPVAVTAEPGTPLALVREKASRTAADLGCGRLRLLVGKPGLDGHSNGAEQIAVRARDAGFEVVYQGIRLTPEQIVSAALAEDVHCVGLSILSGSHAELVPDVLVRLREAGAADVPVIVGGIIPPADAGQLRRAGVAAVFTPKDFGITEIIGRIVDEIRKANELDPLEVPA, translated from the coding sequence ATGACCGGGCGCCGCAAGGACCGCCCGTGGCTCATGCGGACGTACGCCGGTCACTCGACCGCCGAGGCGTCCAACGAGCTCTACCGGCGCAACCTCGCCAAGGGCCAGACCGGCCTCTCGGTCGCCTTCGACCTGCCGACCCAGACGGGGTACGACCCCGATCACGTCCTCGCCCGCGGTGAGGTCGGCCGGGTCGGGGTGCCCGTCTCGCACCTCGGGGACATGCGGCGGCTGTTCCAGGACATCCCCCTGGAGCGGACGAACACCTCGATGACGATCAACGCGACCGCGATGTGGCTGCTGGCGCTCTACCAGGTGGTCGCCGAGGAACAGGGCGCCGACCCCGGCCTGCTCCAGGGCACGACCCAGAACGACATCGTGAAGGAGTACCTCTCGCGCGGGACGCACGTCTTCCCGCCCACGCCCTCGCTGCGGCTGACCACCGACATGATCGCGTACACGGTCGCCCGCGTCCCGAAGTGGAACCCGATCAACATCTGCAGCTACCACCTCCAGGAGGCGGGGGCCACCCCGGTCCAGGAGATCGCGTACGCCATGTCGACGGCCGTCGCCGTCCTCGACGCGGTGCGCGACTCCGGCCAGGTCCCGGCGGAGAGGTTCGGTGACGTCGTCGCGCGGATCTCCTTCTTCGTCAACGCCGGCGTCCGCTTCATCGAGGAGATGTGCAAGATGCGCGCCTTCGGCCGCATCTGGGACCGGGTCACCCGGGAGCGGTACGGCATCGAGGACGCCAGGCAGCGCCGGTTCCGGTACGGCGTCCAGGTCAACTCCCTCGGCCTGACCGAGGCCCAGCCGGAGAACAACGTCCAGCGCATCGTGCTGGAGATGCTGGCCGTCACCCTCTCCAAGGACGCCCGCGCCCGCGCCGTCCAACTGCCCGCCTGGAACGAGGCCCTGGGGCTGCCCCGCCCCTGGGACCAGCAGTGGTCGCTCCGCATCCAGCAGGTCCTGGCCCACGAGAGCGATCTGCTGGAGTACGAGGACGTCTTCGCCGGTTCGCACGTCGTCGAGGCCAAGGTGACCGAGCTGGTCACCGACTCGCTGGCGGAGATGGAACGCGTCCGGCTGATGGGCGGTGCGATGGCCGCCGTCGAGTCCGGCTATCTGAAGTCGCGGCTGGTCTCCTCGCACGCCGAGCGCCGCGCCAGGATCGAGAGCGGCGACGAGAGGATCGTCGGCGTCAACATCCACGGGACGACCGAGCCCAGCCCGCTCACCGCCGACCTCGACGCGGCGGTCATGACCGTCGATCCCGCGAACGAGGCCCGGGTGGTGGCCTCGCTCCACGAGTGGCGCGCCACCCGTGACGAGACCCGTGCCGGCCAGGCGCTGGCCGCCCTGAAGGAAGCCGCGGCGGGCACCGAGAACCTGATGGGGGCGACCGTCGAGTGCGCCCGCGCGGGCGTCACCACCGGCGAGTGGTCCTGGGCGCTGCGTGAGGTCTTCGGCGAGTTCCGCGCACCGACCGGGGTGTCGTCCGCCCCGGTCGCGGTGACCGCCGAACCGGGCACCCCACTCGCCCTCGTCCGGGAGAAGGCGTCCCGCACGGCCGCCGATCTGGGGTGCGGACGGCTGCGGCTGCTGGTCGGCAAGCCGGGCCTCGACGGGCACTCCAACGGGGCGGAGCAGATCGCCGTACGGGCCCGCGACGCCGGGTTCGAGGTCGTCTACCAGGGCATCAGGCTCACCCCCGAGCAGATCGTCTCCGCCGCGCTCGCCGAGGACGTGCACTGTGTCGGTCTGTCGATCCTGTCCGGTTCGCACGCCGAGCTGGTGCCGGACGTGCTGGTCCGGCTGCGGGAGGCGGGGGCGGCCGACGTCCCGGTGATCGTCGGCGGGATCATCCCGCCGGCCGACGCCGGGCAGCTGCGCCGGGCAGGTGTGGCCGCCGTCTTCACCCCGAAGGACTTCGGCATCACGGAAATCATCGGCCGTATCGTCGACGAGATCCGGAAAGCGAACGAACTCGACCCTCTGGAGGTCCCCGCATGA
- the ccrA gene encoding crotonyl-CoA carboxylase/reductase, with protein sequence MKEILDAIQSRDGTAADFAALPLPESYRAVTVHKDETEMFDGLATRDKDPRRSLHLDEVPVPELGPGEALVAVMASSVNYNSVWTSLFEPMATFGFLERYGRLSELTRRHDLPYHVIGSDLAGVVLRAGPGVNAWKPGDEVVAHCLSVELESSDGHNDTMLDPEQRIWGFETNFGGLAEIALVKSNQLMPKPDHLSWEEAAAPGLVNSTAYRQLVSRNGAGMKQGDNVLIWGASGGLGSYATQFALAGGANPICVVSSDRKADICRRMGAEAIIDRSAEGYAFWQDEHRQDPREWKRFGRRIRELTGGEDVDIVFEHPGRETFGASVYVTRKGGTIVTCASTSGYTHEYDNRYLWMSLKRIVGSHFANYREAWEANRLVAKGKIHPTLSKVYSLADTGQAAHDVHRNVHQGKVGVLALAPREGLGVRDTELRERHLDAINRFRDV encoded by the coding sequence GTGAAGGAAATCCTGGACGCGATCCAATCGCGGGACGGTACGGCCGCGGACTTCGCGGCCCTGCCCCTGCCCGAGTCGTACCGCGCGGTGACCGTGCACAAGGACGAGACCGAGATGTTCGACGGCCTCGCCACCCGGGACAAGGACCCCCGCAGATCGCTGCACCTCGACGAGGTGCCGGTGCCCGAACTCGGCCCCGGTGAGGCGCTGGTGGCCGTCATGGCCAGTTCGGTGAACTACAACTCGGTCTGGACCTCGCTCTTCGAACCGATGGCCACCTTCGGCTTCCTGGAACGGTACGGCAGGCTCAGCGAGCTGACCCGCCGTCATGACCTCCCGTACCACGTCATCGGCTCCGATCTGGCGGGCGTCGTGCTGCGCGCCGGGCCCGGCGTCAACGCCTGGAAGCCCGGTGACGAGGTCGTCGCGCACTGTCTCTCGGTCGAGCTGGAGTCCTCGGACGGCCACAACGACACGATGCTCGACCCCGAACAGCGCATCTGGGGCTTCGAGACCAACTTCGGCGGCCTCGCCGAGATCGCCCTCGTCAAGTCCAACCAGCTGATGCCCAAGCCGGACCACCTCAGCTGGGAGGAGGCCGCCGCCCCCGGTCTGGTCAACTCGACCGCGTACCGCCAGCTCGTCTCGCGCAACGGGGCGGGCATGAAGCAGGGCGACAACGTGCTGATCTGGGGCGCGAGCGGCGGACTCGGTTCGTACGCGACCCAGTTCGCGCTGGCCGGCGGCGCCAATCCGATCTGCGTCGTCTCCAGCGACCGCAAGGCGGACATCTGCCGGCGGATGGGCGCCGAGGCGATCATCGACCGCAGCGCCGAGGGGTACGCGTTCTGGCAGGACGAACACCGGCAGGACCCGCGCGAGTGGAAGCGGTTCGGCAGGCGCATCCGGGAACTGACCGGCGGCGAGGACGTGGACATCGTCTTCGAGCACCCGGGCCGCGAGACGTTCGGCGCCTCGGTGTACGTGACCCGCAAGGGCGGCACGATCGTCACCTGCGCGTCCACGTCGGGCTACACCCATGAGTACGACAACCGCTATCTGTGGATGTCGCTGAAGCGCATCGTCGGCTCCCACTTCGCCAACTACCGTGAGGCGTGGGAGGCCAACCGGCTGGTCGCCAAGGGGAAGATCCATCCGACCCTGTCGAAGGTCTACTCCCTGGCGGACACCGGCCAGGCCGCCCACGACGTGCACCGCAACGTCCACCAGGGCAAGGTCGGGGTGCTCGCGCTGGCCCCCCGCGAGGGTCTGGGCGTGCGCGACACGGAACTGCGCGAGCGGCACCTCGACGCGATCAACCGATTCCGGGACGTGTGA
- a CDS encoding GNAT family N-acetyltransferase: MDHDALLRLFDREMRELAAPDGPGVRVERAGDVVRQVGAADDWNGVVWSSPELDAVRADAAIAAQVEHFTGLGHGRFEWKLYAHDRPAGLGGRLAAAGLVPEPTETLLVAPVAELSTAVVPPEGVRLRAVTGPADVELMALAHERAFGADASRLRHQVTARLTKAPDTFVAVLAMAGDEPVSSARMELCPGTAFAGLWGGGTVARWRGRGVYRALVAFRARIAAERGYRYLQVDATDRSEPILRRLGFTALSTTTPYVYGSDS; encoded by the coding sequence ATGGACCATGACGCGCTGCTGAGGCTGTTCGACCGTGAGATGCGTGAGCTGGCGGCGCCGGACGGCCCGGGGGTGCGGGTCGAGCGGGCCGGTGACGTCGTCCGGCAGGTCGGCGCGGCGGACGACTGGAACGGAGTGGTGTGGTCCTCCCCCGAGCTGGACGCGGTACGCGCGGACGCGGCGATCGCGGCGCAGGTGGAGCACTTCACGGGGCTCGGGCACGGCCGGTTCGAGTGGAAGCTCTACGCGCACGACCGGCCGGCCGGCCTGGGCGGGCGGCTCGCTGCGGCCGGTCTCGTGCCGGAGCCGACGGAGACGCTGCTGGTCGCCCCGGTCGCGGAGCTGTCCACGGCCGTCGTACCGCCGGAGGGCGTACGCCTGCGCGCGGTGACCGGGCCCGCCGATGTGGAGCTGATGGCGCTCGCCCATGAGCGGGCCTTCGGCGCGGACGCCTCCCGGCTGCGGCACCAGGTGACGGCGCGGCTGACGAAGGCGCCGGACACCTTCGTCGCGGTGCTCGCCATGGCGGGCGACGAGCCGGTGAGTTCGGCCCGGATGGAGCTGTGTCCCGGTACGGCGTTCGCCGGGCTCTGGGGCGGCGGCACGGTGGCGCGGTGGCGGGGCAGGGGCGTCTACCGCGCCCTGGTCGCGTTCCGGGCCCGGATCGCCGCCGAGCGCGGCTACCGCTATCTCCAGGTCGATGCCACCGACCGGTCCGAACCGATCCTGCGGCGGCTCGGCTTCACGGCCCTGAGCACGACGACGCCGTACGTGTACGGGTCGGACTCGTAG
- a CDS encoding acyl-CoA dehydrogenase family protein: MSRLARTPGLTEIQREILATVRSFVDKEIIPVATRLEHRDEYPDEIVEGLKELGLFGLMIPEEYGGLGESLLTYALCVEEIARGWMSVSGIINTHFIVAYLLKQHGTQEQKDTFLPRMALGEVRGAFSMSEPGLGSDVSAIRSRGVRDGDSYVLDGQKMWLTNGGTSTLVAVLCRSDEGHPEGTAPHRSMTAFLVEKEAGFGEVRPGLTIPGKIDKMGYKGVDTTELIMDGLRIPANRVLGGTTGRGFYQMMDGVEVGRVNVAARGCGVAQRAFELGVAYAQQRHTFGKPIAEHQAIQFKLAEMATKVEAAHAMMVNAARKKDSGERNDLEAGMAKYLASEYCKEVVEDAFRIHGGYGFSKEYEIERLYREAPMLLIGEGTAEIQKMIIGRRLLEEYRFQG, from the coding sequence ATGAGCCGACTTGCCCGGACCCCGGGACTGACCGAGATCCAGCGGGAAATCCTCGCCACGGTGAGGAGTTTCGTCGACAAGGAGATCATTCCGGTCGCGACCCGTCTGGAGCACCGTGACGAATATCCGGACGAAATCGTCGAAGGGCTCAAGGAACTCGGTCTGTTCGGACTGATGATTCCGGAGGAGTACGGCGGTCTGGGTGAGTCGCTGCTCACCTACGCGCTGTGCGTGGAGGAAATCGCCCGCGGCTGGATGAGCGTGTCGGGAATCATCAACACGCATTTCATCGTGGCGTACCTGCTGAAGCAGCACGGCACCCAGGAGCAGAAGGACACCTTCCTGCCGCGCATGGCGCTGGGCGAGGTGCGGGGCGCGTTCTCGATGTCGGAGCCCGGCCTCGGGTCGGACGTGTCGGCGATCAGGTCCAGGGGCGTCAGGGACGGCGACTCCTACGTGCTCGACGGCCAGAAGATGTGGCTGACGAACGGCGGCACGTCCACGCTCGTCGCCGTGCTGTGCCGGAGTGACGAAGGACACCCCGAGGGCACCGCGCCGCACAGATCGATGACGGCCTTCCTGGTGGAGAAGGAGGCCGGCTTCGGGGAGGTGCGGCCGGGCCTCACGATCCCCGGGAAGATCGACAAGATGGGCTACAAGGGGGTCGACACCACCGAACTCATCATGGACGGACTGCGCATTCCGGCCAATCGGGTACTCGGCGGCACCACCGGCCGAGGGTTTTACCAAATGATGGACGGAGTCGAGGTGGGCCGCGTCAATGTCGCGGCCCGTGGCTGCGGTGTGGCACAGCGTGCGTTCGAGCTGGGTGTCGCGTACGCCCAGCAGCGCCACACCTTCGGCAAACCGATCGCCGAGCACCAGGCGATCCAGTTCAAGCTGGCCGAAATGGCCACCAAGGTCGAGGCCGCTCATGCGATGATGGTAAATGCGGCCCGCAAAAAGGACTCCGGGGAACGTAACGACCTGGAGGCAGGGATGGCGAAGTACCTCGCCTCCGAGTACTGCAAGGAAGTCGTCGAGGACGCCTTCCGCATCCACGGCGGATACGGCTTCTCGAAGGAGTACGAGATCGAACGCCTCTACCGCGAGGCGCCGATGCTGTTGATCGGCGAAGGTACCGCCGAGATCCAGAAAATGATCATTGGGCGCCGACTCCTGGAAGAGTACCGATTCCAGGGCTGA
- a CDS encoding CoA ester lyase codes for MTTSDRPSPATAPPGSGPAGHLPDRPRPRRSCLAVPGSNPRFLEKAQGLPADQVFLDLEDACAPLAKEGARHMIVDALNNGDWKGKTRAVRVNDWTTQWTYRDVVTVVEGAGQNLDCVMLPKVQDAQQVVALDLLLTQIERTMGFETGRIGIEAQIENARGLVNIDDIAGSSPRLETLIFGPADFMASINMKTLVVGQQPPGYGADAYHYILMRILMAARAHGLQAIDGPFLQIRDVDAYREVAGRAAALGFDGKWVLHPGQVDAANEVFSPSQKDYDHAEMILDAYEWCTSEAGGRKGSAMLGDEMIDEASRKMALVIAGKGRAAGMRRTTKFEAPEV; via the coding sequence ATGACCACGTCCGACCGCCCGTCGCCCGCCACCGCCCCGCCGGGGAGCGGCCCCGCCGGACACCTCCCGGACCGGCCGCGTCCGCGCCGCTCCTGCCTGGCCGTGCCGGGCTCGAACCCGCGGTTCCTGGAGAAGGCCCAGGGGCTCCCGGCCGACCAGGTGTTCCTGGACCTGGAGGACGCCTGCGCGCCGCTCGCCAAGGAGGGCGCCCGGCACATGATCGTCGACGCGCTGAACAACGGCGACTGGAAGGGGAAGACCCGGGCGGTGCGGGTCAACGACTGGACCACGCAGTGGACGTACCGCGATGTGGTCACGGTCGTCGAGGGCGCGGGCCAGAACCTCGACTGCGTGATGCTGCCGAAGGTCCAGGACGCCCAGCAGGTCGTCGCCCTCGATCTGCTGCTCACCCAGATCGAGCGGACGATGGGGTTCGAGACCGGCCGGATCGGTATCGAGGCACAGATCGAGAACGCCAGGGGTCTCGTCAACATCGACGACATCGCCGGCTCGTCCCCGCGGCTCGAAACCCTGATCTTCGGTCCTGCCGACTTCATGGCCTCCATCAACATGAAGACGCTGGTGGTCGGTCAGCAGCCGCCCGGGTACGGCGCGGACGCGTACCACTACATCCTGATGCGCATCCTGATGGCGGCCCGTGCGCACGGTCTCCAGGCGATCGACGGCCCGTTCCTCCAGATCCGCGACGTGGACGCGTACCGCGAGGTGGCGGGGCGTGCGGCGGCTCTGGGCTTCGACGGCAAGTGGGTGCTGCACCCCGGCCAGGTCGACGCGGCCAACGAGGTGTTCTCACCGTCCCAGAAGGACTACGACCACGCCGAGATGATCCTCGACGCCTACGAGTGGTGCACCTCCGAGGCGGGCGGCAGGAAGGGCTCGGCGATGCTCGGCGACGAAATGATCGACGAGGCGAGCCGCAAGATGGCGTTGGTGATCGCGGGCAAGGGCCGCGCGGCCGGAATGCGCCGCACCACGAAATTCGAAGCGCCGGAGGTCTGA
- the pssA gene encoding CDP-diacylglycerol--serine O-phosphatidyltransferase, which translates to MPEAEADLDDDTEDMPLSMRLSIADTLTLGNATCGFMAVYFTTTGILIPHLTGSDESGMARHSAATAVILMLMAAVFDLFDGLVARKLRSSPMGAELDNLSDLISFGLAPAYFVLVYGMVADDAYQRVSALAAIVVLLAVVLRLARFSCVTLKDGMFQGMPSPFGALTVISIVLLELPFVPTLLAIIGVAWLMVSRVEYPKPRGVLAVAMLSWIVAAMGLLAAWAFDAPGGHLLLQTGCALQVVLGAVIPLFATARRVNTFRGNRREARAGQLP; encoded by the coding sequence GTGCCCGAGGCCGAGGCCGACCTCGACGACGACACCGAGGACATGCCGCTGTCGATGCGGCTGTCGATAGCCGACACGCTCACCCTCGGTAACGCCACCTGCGGTTTCATGGCCGTGTACTTCACCACCACGGGCATTCTCATCCCGCATCTCACGGGCAGTGACGAGAGCGGCATGGCCCGGCACTCCGCCGCCACCGCCGTGATCCTCATGCTCATGGCGGCGGTCTTCGACCTCTTCGACGGGCTCGTGGCACGCAAGCTGCGCTCCTCGCCGATGGGGGCGGAGCTGGACAACCTGTCCGACCTGATCAGCTTCGGACTCGCCCCGGCCTACTTCGTCCTGGTGTACGGAATGGTCGCGGACGACGCCTATCAGCGGGTCTCCGCGCTCGCGGCGATCGTGGTGCTGCTGGCGGTGGTGCTGAGGCTTGCCCGGTTCTCCTGCGTGACCCTGAAGGACGGCATGTTCCAGGGCATGCCGAGCCCCTTCGGAGCACTCACGGTCATCTCGATCGTGCTCCTGGAGCTGCCCTTCGTACCCACCCTGCTCGCGATCATCGGAGTGGCGTGGCTGATGGTCAGCCGGGTCGAGTACCCCAAGCCCCGCGGCGTCCTCGCGGTGGCGATGCTCAGCTGGATCGTGGCCGCGATGGGGCTGCTCGCCGCGTGGGCGTTCGACGCCCCCGGTGGTCATCTGCTCCTGCAGACCGGCTGCGCGCTCCAGGTCGTGCTGGGCGCGGTGATCCCGCTGTTCGCCACGGCGCGGAGGGTGAACACCTTCCGGGGCAACCGGCGCGAGGCGCGGGCGGGGCAGCTGCCCTAA
- a CDS encoding MaoC family dehydratase codes for MRFGRTFEEFKVGAVYKHWPGKTVTEYDDHLFCLLTMNHHPLHLDSNYAERTTDFGKNVVVGNYVYSLLLGMSVPDVSGKAIANLEVESLRHVAPTFHGDTLYGETTVLGKSPSRSRSDRGVVHVETRGHKQDGTLVCVFRRKVMVPTRTYVEERGGEQPGRPEPKSQES; via the coding sequence ATGCGATTCGGCCGCACCTTCGAGGAGTTCAAGGTCGGTGCAGTGTACAAGCACTGGCCGGGAAAGACGGTCACGGAGTACGACGACCACCTGTTCTGCCTGCTGACGATGAATCACCATCCGCTGCATCTGGACAGCAACTACGCCGAGCGCACGACCGACTTCGGGAAGAACGTCGTCGTCGGCAACTACGTCTACTCGCTGCTGCTCGGGATGTCGGTGCCGGACGTCTCGGGGAAGGCGATCGCCAATCTGGAGGTCGAATCGCTCAGGCACGTCGCGCCGACCTTCCACGGTGACACGCTCTACGGCGAGACGACCGTCCTCGGCAAGTCCCCGTCACGGTCCAGGAGCGACCGCGGAGTCGTCCACGTCGAGACCCGTGGCCACAAGCAGGACGGGACGCTGGTCTGCGTGTTCCGCCGCAAGGTGATGGTCCCGACCCGGACGTACGTCGAGGAGCGCGGCGGAGAACAGCCCGGCCGCCCGGAACCGAAGTCACAGGAGAGCTGA
- a CDS encoding TetR family transcriptional regulator yields the protein MSQPAKSPRASAASDVPESAAGTRAAAQRLKMRRELAAAAMELFATKGYEATTVDEIAGAAGVARRTFFRHFRSKEEAIFPDHDDTLVRAEAVLNAAPAHEHPLDTVCRGIKEVMRMYAAKPAVSVARYKLTREVPTLREAEIASVARYERLFTRYLLGHFDEHDHRDGNDDPLLAEVAASAVVTAHNHVLRRWLRAGGQGDVEDQLDHAFAIVRDTFGTGIGAGRIVGPEPARSPAASVSTQGEVLVAVARTDAPLDEVMRTIKQALKAH from the coding sequence ATGTCCCAGCCCGCCAAGTCACCCCGTGCGTCCGCCGCGTCCGATGTCCCGGAGAGCGCCGCGGGCACCCGTGCCGCCGCCCAACGACTCAAGATGCGCCGCGAGTTGGCCGCCGCGGCGATGGAACTCTTCGCGACGAAGGGGTACGAGGCGACGACGGTCGACGAGATCGCCGGTGCGGCCGGAGTGGCCCGGCGCACCTTCTTCCGGCACTTCCGCTCCAAGGAAGAGGCGATCTTCCCGGACCACGACGACACCCTCGTACGGGCCGAGGCCGTCCTGAACGCGGCGCCCGCGCACGAGCACCCGCTCGACACGGTCTGCCGGGGCATCAAGGAAGTCATGAGGATGTACGCGGCGAAGCCCGCGGTCTCCGTGGCACGGTACAAGCTGACCCGCGAGGTGCCCACGCTGCGTGAGGCGGAGATCGCCTCGGTGGCCCGCTACGAGCGGCTGTTCACCCGCTATCTGCTGGGCCACTTCGACGAGCACGACCACCGCGACGGCAACGACGACCCGCTGCTCGCCGAGGTGGCGGCGTCCGCCGTGGTCACCGCGCACAACCATGTGCTGCGTCGCTGGCTGCGGGCGGGCGGGCAGGGCGACGTGGAGGACCAGCTCGACCACGCCTTCGCGATCGTCCGGGACACCTTCGGCACCGGGATCGGCGCGGGACGGATCGTCGGCCCGGAGCCCGCGAGGTCCCCGGCGGCCTCGGTGAGCACCCAGGGCGAGGTGCTGGTCGCGGTGGCCAGGACGGACGCGCCGCTCGACGAAGTGATGCGCACCATCAAGCAGGCGCTGAAGGCGCACTGA